A single window of Rhodococcus jostii RHA1 DNA harbors:
- a CDS encoding alpha/beta hydrolase yields the protein MALDPAVKNLIDTLNEQGLKSFEQMSIAEVRGVVESFSGLQAPKADVARVVDTVYPGPGGDQAVRLYIPESETPLPIVVYIHGGGWVAGSLDVTEQPCRALAADAKVIVAAVSYRLAPEHKFPAAPEDAFAALNWVVEHAADFGGDGTRVAVMGDSAGGNLAAVTALRARDTGAPALRAQVLIYPVIDGTARFPSREENAEGYLVTTAAIDWFWEQYLATPEDAENPYASPAKAADLAGLPSTLLLLNEYEVTRDEGVDYGRRLADQDVPVQVELYEGLVHAVYWMTGAIPRSAELHGAVVEFLGKQFAG from the coding sequence ATGGCACTCGATCCTGCGGTCAAGAATTTGATAGACACTTTGAACGAGCAGGGACTGAAGTCGTTCGAGCAGATGAGCATTGCTGAAGTCCGTGGGGTCGTCGAGTCCTTCAGCGGCCTCCAGGCACCGAAGGCGGACGTCGCTCGTGTCGTCGACACGGTCTACCCCGGCCCCGGTGGCGACCAGGCAGTGCGTCTATACATCCCGGAGTCCGAAACACCTCTGCCGATCGTGGTGTACATCCACGGCGGTGGCTGGGTCGCCGGCAGCCTCGACGTCACCGAGCAGCCATGTCGCGCGCTCGCCGCCGATGCGAAAGTCATCGTGGCTGCAGTGAGTTACCGGCTGGCTCCCGAACACAAGTTTCCTGCCGCACCCGAAGATGCGTTCGCGGCACTGAACTGGGTGGTCGAGCACGCAGCCGACTTCGGTGGCGACGGCACGCGCGTAGCCGTCATGGGTGACAGCGCCGGAGGCAACCTGGCCGCGGTCACAGCCCTCCGGGCACGCGACACCGGCGCCCCGGCACTGCGCGCTCAGGTATTGATCTATCCGGTCATCGACGGCACGGCACGATTCCCGTCGCGCGAGGAGAACGCCGAGGGGTACTTGGTCACCACGGCAGCCATCGACTGGTTCTGGGAGCAGTATCTGGCCACCCCGGAAGACGCCGAGAATCCCTACGCCTCCCCGGCCAAGGCCGCGGATTTGGCGGGGCTTCCCTCCACCCTGCTGTTGCTCAACGAATACGAGGTCACTCGGGACGAGGGCGTGGACTACGGCCGGAGGCTGGCCGACCAGGACGTCCCCGTGCAGGTCGAACTGTACGAAGGCCTTGTCCATGCCGTGTACTGGATGACCGGCGCCATTCCGCGCAGCGCTGAACTGCACGGTGCCGTCGTCGAATTCCTCGGCAAGCAGTTCGCCGGCTGA